GTGGCGGCGCGGCGGGCTTCTTTGATCTGGCGGTCGAATTCTTTTATCTCGCGCTCCAAGCCGACTTTTAAATCGTCTGCCCAGCCGTCGAGCTTTTCGGCCTCGGCCTCGAAGAAGGCGGCGTTGCGCTGAGAGATATTCTGCTGGATCGCCGCTTGACGCTGGCGGAGAATCTCTTCTAGTTGTGGCGTATCAATGCTTGGCCGCTCACTTACGAAGCGAGCAGGCACAGCGAACAAGCGCCGGGCGGCTTCTTCGTCTAGTGGATCACCCTTGTCCGTTGCGGCAGCGAAGATCAGATAATCTTCGGCCTGATCGAGCGACTCGACGGTGAAGAGAGCGAGCGTCAACGAACCGGACTGACCTAAGAACGGTTCTAGGATGGTGATCTTGCCCGTGTGCCGGCTGAGTTCGAAAATCACTTCTGCGGGCGCGAGCGAACGACTTTTGGCTTGTTCCAAAATTCGCTGCGCCAGAGGATGGCCCAGGCGGTAAAGATGCGCCTCGCCGGTGCGGCGCGGCAGCTCGTATAGACCTAACGGAATATCTCCGTGAAACGGGCACGCCTTGAGTCTAAAGGCAGAGTCGCCGACAAATTCCGCATTACTGTCTAACTCGTGTCGCGTCAGCCGCATGAGCATCCGCTCGAAGTAAGCTAGATACTGTCGCGAGCTTTCATCGCTCACGCGCAATTTCTCTCGAACCTCGTCGTCGAAATTCTCGAGGAGTTGTTGGCGGGTGCGGGTCATGGCCTCGTCGATCTGCGCGCTGAGTTCGCCCTGGAGTGTGTCGAAGGAGGCGTTGATTTCTTCCGGCGTGCGGCATCGTTGATAGATGTCTGCAATCCGTCTTTCAAAGTCCACGCCGGACTCGATGGCGCCGAGCACTTCGTCGCTGGCGCCAAAGACGCCTTCGAAGAGCTGAAATTTTTCAGCAAGGAGCTGGAAGACCCTCTGATCGGCTGCGTTCTTCTGGTTGAGAAAATTGACCACCACCACGTCATGCTGCTGGCCGTAGCGGTGACAGCGGCCGATGCGCTGCTCGATTCGCTGCGGGTTCCACGGCAGGTCGTAGTTTACGACCAGAGAGCAGAACTGGAGATTGATCCCCTCCGCTCCTGCCTCCGTCGCGATCATTATCTGTCCTTGCTCTTTGAAGTAATCCACCAACGCCGAACGCATATCCGCTGTTCGTGAGCCGCTTACGCGGTCAGTCCCGGCGTGGCGCTCAGCCCAGTCCCGGTAAACATTCCGGGATTTTTCGTCGTTGTTGGAGCCGTTGAATAGAACAACGCTGTCCTTATAAGGACTGTCGGTAAGTACCCGCAGCAGATAGTCCTGTGTGCGGCGCGACTCGGTGAACACGAGCGCCTTGCGGGCCGCGCCGAGCCGGTCAGCTTCCTTGAACGCTCTGTCGAGCGCCACAAGCAAGGCTTTCCCTTTGGCGTTATACGTGATCGAAACAGCTAGTTGCCGGAGCTGTTCCAAATCGGCGATCTCGCGCTCGATCGCCTTACGATCCTCAGCCGACAACGGCTCAGGAACTTCTCCCTCGGGCCATTCCTCGGCTGTTTGATCCAGCGATTCGTAATCCTGCTCCAGTTCTTCTTCCAGCGACTGCGGTTGCTCCTGCTTTTTTAGCCGGGCTTGAAGCCGGCGGCTCAGCGATT
Above is a genomic segment from Candidatus Binatia bacterium containing:
- a CDS encoding SNF2-related protein encodes the protein MKQLDLTPYHAKYYAFELTKRCPIDSVEKLAGALVDAQVDLNPHQIEAALFAFRSPFSKGAILADEVGLGKTIEAGLVISQKWAERSRRVLAIVPSNLRKQWHQELTEKFFLPCRILETKSYNHEIKQGNFHPFQASEIVICSYQFARSKAADIGTTPWDLVVIDEAHRLRNVYKPANVIANTLKQALKDSRKLLLTATPLQNSLLELFGLVSCIDEHTFGDLKSFREQFAYLNTQAVFNTLKARLQPICHRTLRRQVLPYVRYTKRLPIVQHFTPEESEDRLYNLVSDYLRRDNLQALPASQRTLMTLVLRKLLASSTFAIAGALESLSRRLQARLKKQEQPQSLEEELEQDYESLDQTAEEWPEGEVPEPLSAEDRKAIEREIADLEQLRQLAVSITYNAKGKALLVALDRAFKEADRLGAARKALVFTESRRTQDYLLRVLTDSPYKDSVVLFNGSNNDEKSRNVYRDWAERHAGTDRVSGSRTADMRSALVDYFKEQGQIMIATEAGAEGINLQFCSLVVNYDLPWNPQRIEQRIGRCHRYGQQHDVVVVNFLNQKNAADQRVFQLLAEKFQLFEGVFGASDEVLGAIESGVDFERRIADIYQRCRTPEEINASFDTLQGELSAQIDEAMTRTRQQLLENFDDEVREKLRVSDESSRQYLAYFERMLMRLTRHELDSNAEFVGDSAFRLKACPFHGDIPLGLYELPRRTGEAHLYRLGHPLAQRILEQAKSRSLAPAEVIFELSRHTGKITILEPFLGQSGSLTLALFTVESLDQAEDYLIFAAATDKGDPLDEEAARRLFAVPARFVSERPSIDTPQLEEILRQRQAAIQQNISQRNAAFFEAEAEKLDGWADDLKVGLEREIKEFDRQIKEARRAAT